One genomic region from Sphingobacterium multivorum encodes:
- a CDS encoding glutaminase family protein: MKLKLLIATAIVCQSVSSFAQKQVLKNDLRAPAYPLVTIDPNTSAWSYSNELNADVVRHWTGKSFPLLGVLKVDGKPYRFLGKEEAELLPLARMGEHAAWTGSYVVNEPASDWMKPSFDARQWKMGAAPFGTKDKEPNVETDWQEPKIWVRREVELTEDLTGKSVYIEFTHDDDAILYVNGIEVANTGNSTGKNSRVKLPEHVVKTLKKGKNILAGYCYNRVANGYFDFGLFTEKEGSIQFDNEANQITSNVQATQTHYSFNCGPVDLNITFTAPMFLDKLDLMARPVNYLSYTVHAKDGKKHQVQLYLEAAPNWALNSPLQDAASSSFISGNLQFVKTGSKSQQVLGRKGDDLRIDWGYFYMAGAKSKTKSAVGSSHQLRSNFLKSENSSSPNGGQQLALMQTFDVSSSYQDKILLGYDDLYSIQYFGQNLRPYWNTNGNSSIEKQFELADKEYTVLKKAADKFDAELWGTALRNGGEDYAALCALAYRQAIAAHKLVKAPNSDLLLLSKENDSNGSIGTVDVTYPSAPIFLYYNPELAKALMNAIFYYSESNKWTKPFAAHDVGTYPLANGQTYGGDMPVEESGNMLLLTYALAKVEGNAAYAKKHWKVLSTWVDYLVDKGLDPENQLCTDDFAGHFAHNANLSIKAILGIASYGYLAQMLGEEATAKKYLTEAKAMAMKWKKMAEDGDHYKLTFDKSGTWSQKYNMVWDKLLKMDIFDPSIRETEIKYYLSKQNKYGLPLDNRQPYTKTDWIIWTATMADDKPTFEAFLKPVYRFMNETTDRVPMSDWTYTDRPKRAGFKSRSVVGGYFIKMLEEKLGKAK; encoded by the coding sequence ATGAAATTAAAATTACTAATTGCAACGGCTATTGTATGTCAATCGGTATCGTCGTTTGCACAAAAACAAGTCCTTAAGAATGATCTTCGCGCGCCTGCCTATCCTTTAGTAACAATTGACCCGAATACAAGTGCCTGGTCCTATAGCAACGAATTGAATGCGGATGTTGTACGCCATTGGACCGGAAAATCCTTTCCCTTATTGGGCGTCCTTAAAGTGGATGGAAAACCCTATCGCTTCCTGGGCAAAGAAGAGGCTGAACTCTTGCCTTTGGCACGGATGGGCGAACATGCGGCTTGGACGGGAAGTTACGTTGTCAATGAACCTGCCTCAGACTGGATGAAACCTTCATTTGATGCACGGCAATGGAAAATGGGAGCAGCGCCATTCGGCACCAAGGACAAAGAACCCAATGTGGAGACTGATTGGCAGGAACCTAAAATTTGGGTTAGAAGGGAAGTTGAACTGACTGAGGATCTTACGGGCAAATCTGTATATATCGAATTTACACATGACGATGACGCTATTTTGTACGTCAACGGTATTGAGGTTGCTAATACAGGCAATTCGACAGGTAAAAATAGTCGGGTCAAGCTGCCCGAACATGTCGTAAAAACATTGAAGAAAGGAAAAAATATACTCGCGGGTTATTGCTATAATAGGGTAGCGAATGGATATTTTGATTTTGGACTCTTTACAGAAAAAGAAGGTAGTATTCAATTCGACAATGAAGCGAATCAGATCACTTCCAATGTGCAGGCAACACAAACACATTATTCGTTTAACTGCGGGCCCGTGGACTTAAATATTACATTTACTGCGCCGATGTTTTTGGATAAATTGGACTTAATGGCTAGACCCGTAAATTATCTTTCCTATACCGTTCATGCGAAGGATGGCAAGAAGCACCAGGTACAACTCTATTTGGAGGCAGCACCAAATTGGGCACTGAATTCTCCACTTCAAGATGCTGCAAGCAGTTCCTTTATTTCCGGAAATCTCCAATTTGTAAAGACAGGAAGCAAAAGCCAGCAGGTTCTAGGAAGGAAAGGTGACGACCTACGGATAGATTGGGGGTATTTCTATATGGCAGGTGCAAAATCAAAGACAAAGTCCGCGGTCGGAAGTAGCCATCAATTACGCTCTAATTTTCTGAAGAGTGAAAATAGCTCTTCTCCAAATGGAGGGCAACAATTGGCACTGATGCAAACTTTTGATGTCTCATCAAGCTACCAGGATAAGATCTTGTTGGGCTATGATGACCTGTACTCGATCCAATATTTTGGACAAAATTTACGGCCTTATTGGAATACCAATGGAAATAGTTCCATTGAGAAACAATTTGAACTGGCCGACAAAGAGTATACTGTTCTCAAAAAGGCTGCTGATAAATTTGATGCCGAATTATGGGGTACGGCTTTGCGCAACGGAGGTGAAGACTATGCTGCATTATGTGCCTTGGCCTATAGACAGGCAATCGCCGCTCATAAACTTGTAAAAGCACCCAATAGCGATCTGCTTTTACTGTCCAAGGAAAATGATAGCAATGGGTCAATAGGAACTGTTGATGTAACCTATCCTTCGGCTCCGATTTTCCTTTACTATAATCCAGAACTGGCAAAAGCACTAATGAACGCCATTTTTTATTATAGTGAAAGCAATAAGTGGACAAAACCTTTTGCTGCGCATGATGTTGGGACCTATCCTTTAGCGAATGGCCAAACTTACGGTGGGGATATGCCCGTGGAAGAATCAGGCAATATGCTGCTATTAACTTATGCTTTGGCCAAGGTGGAAGGCAATGCCGCTTATGCCAAAAAACATTGGAAAGTGTTGTCTACCTGGGTAGATTATCTAGTCGATAAAGGTCTTGACCCCGAAAATCAGTTGTGTACAGATGATTTTGCAGGCCATTTTGCGCATAATGCCAATTTATCCATTAAAGCTATTTTGGGTATTGCATCTTACGGTTATCTGGCCCAAATGCTTGGTGAAGAGGCTACGGCGAAAAAGTATTTGACCGAAGCAAAAGCAATGGCGATGAAATGGAAAAAGATGGCCGAAGATGGGGATCACTACAAGTTAACTTTTGATAAAAGTGGAACCTGGAGTCAAAAGTATAATATGGTCTGGGATAAATTGCTTAAGATGGATATTTTTGACCCTTCTATCCGTGAAACTGAAATTAAATACTATCTCAGCAAACAAAATAAATACGGACTTCCCCTGGACAATCGTCAGCCTTACACCAAAACCGATTGGATTATTTGGACGGCGACCATGGCAGATGATAAGCCCACCTTTGAGGCATTTTTGAAGCCAGTCTACCGTTTTATGAACGAAACAACCGATCGCGTTCCCATGTCGGATTGGACCTATACAGACCGTCCTAAGAGAGCTGGATTTAAATCAAGATCCGTTGTCGGGGGCTATTTTATCAAAATGTTGGAAGAGAAATTGGGAAAAGCAAAATAG
- a CDS encoding DUF2271 domain-containing protein, whose product MNNIFKTTIATLLFSMAALSSFAQAAKYKCMIQMNAYEGEKAYVVISLINPSGAYEKTLAVLGSDKQWYNTIKEWYKFQNKTKEKLNAVTGASVGGGDRAMRTLDIDESKFNKGYKLRFESAVEEQKYHTADVEIPLTKEAITEKANGKGYIKLVKLNKIQ is encoded by the coding sequence ATGAATAACATATTTAAAACAACGATAGCCACTCTTTTATTTTCAATGGCAGCCCTAAGCTCTTTCGCACAGGCAGCTAAATATAAGTGCATGATCCAAATGAATGCCTACGAAGGTGAGAAAGCCTACGTCGTGATTTCACTGATTAATCCTAGTGGAGCTTACGAAAAAACACTCGCCGTATTGGGATCTGATAAACAATGGTATAATACCATCAAGGAATGGTACAAGTTCCAAAATAAGACCAAAGAGAAGCTAAATGCGGTGACGGGTGCGTCAGTTGGTGGCGGTGACCGTGCCATGCGTACATTGGATATTGACGAATCGAAGTTCAACAAAGGGTATAAACTCCGTTTTGAATCTGCTGTAGAGGAACAAAAATATCATACTGCCGATGTTGAAATCCCTTTAACAAAAGAAGCCATTACCGAAAAAGCGAATGGCAAGGGATACATCAAACTTGTCAAGTTAAATAAAATACAATAA
- a CDS encoding ankyrin repeat domain-containing protein, producing the protein MKKTLLAALLFAASYAQAQTNSLMNGEFWKGKPTLTVVKAEISKGNSPSQPNAASFDPVTMAILNGAPTDVVKFMIEQEGNSVTKKTHHSRSYLHWAASSGNAELVDFLIAKGSDVNYQDSHGYPIVAYAASTGNTNTAVYDALFKAGVNPKQKYEGGATLMMLAASADKDLALTDYFIKKGLSIQDKDESGRTVTDYAAKLGNTALMEKFIARGVKPTNNALFFATQGSRQASNGLAVYTYLVEKFKLDPKAVNKEGATVLHALVRRPDMDVINYFLDSGVDVAKADNEGNTALMVAASGKDAKLVELLLTKAKNVNAVNEKGESALTKAIANGTPEVAAALIKNGADTKVLDKEGNNLAFYWFNSYKELPQGGRPGGQGNVSQGDEFKEKLAILKTNGLDVIAPQKNGSTLYHLAVAKENVKLIQKASELGVDINAQDKEGTTALHKAALLAKDDSILKTLVSLGAKKELKTEFDETAYDLAKENDFLAKSNVQLDFLK; encoded by the coding sequence ATGAAAAAGACACTTTTGGCAGCTTTATTATTCGCTGCATCTTATGCACAGGCGCAGACAAACTCGTTAATGAACGGCGAGTTCTGGAAGGGCAAACCTACATTGACCGTTGTTAAAGCAGAAATCAGCAAAGGAAATAGCCCTTCTCAGCCGAATGCGGCATCCTTTGATCCGGTCACTATGGCTATATTAAATGGTGCTCCGACTGATGTCGTCAAATTCATGATCGAACAAGAAGGGAATAGTGTAACCAAGAAGACACATCACAGCCGTAGTTATTTACACTGGGCAGCGTCAAGTGGAAATGCTGAACTGGTCGATTTTTTAATAGCGAAGGGATCTGATGTCAATTACCAAGATAGCCATGGTTACCCAATTGTCGCTTATGCAGCTTCAACAGGAAATACAAATACTGCTGTGTATGATGCCTTGTTTAAAGCAGGCGTGAATCCCAAACAGAAATATGAAGGTGGTGCAACATTGATGATGCTTGCAGCGTCTGCAGACAAGGACCTGGCATTGACGGATTATTTCATAAAAAAAGGATTATCTATTCAAGATAAAGATGAGTCGGGCCGTACGGTAACGGATTATGCTGCTAAACTTGGAAATACCGCGCTTATGGAGAAATTCATCGCCCGTGGTGTAAAGCCAACCAACAATGCGTTGTTTTTTGCGACTCAAGGTTCTAGACAAGCTTCTAACGGTTTGGCGGTTTATACCTATTTGGTTGAAAAGTTCAAATTGGATCCTAAGGCCGTAAATAAGGAAGGTGCTACGGTACTGCATGCTTTGGTTCGTAGGCCAGATATGGATGTGATCAATTATTTTTTGGATAGTGGGGTAGACGTCGCCAAAGCTGACAACGAGGGCAATACGGCACTTATGGTTGCAGCCAGCGGAAAAGATGCTAAATTGGTCGAGTTGCTGCTTACTAAAGCAAAAAATGTGAATGCTGTAAATGAAAAAGGGGAATCTGCATTGACTAAAGCAATAGCAAATGGGACTCCTGAAGTAGCTGCGGCATTGATTAAAAATGGAGCCGATACCAAGGTATTGGATAAGGAGGGCAATAACTTAGCGTTCTATTGGTTTAATTCTTACAAAGAATTGCCACAGGGGGGCAGACCAGGTGGTCAGGGAAATGTGTCACAAGGGGATGAGTTTAAAGAAAAATTAGCGATCCTTAAGACGAACGGATTGGACGTTATTGCTCCGCAAAAAAATGGTAGTACATTGTATCATTTGGCAGTAGCCAAAGAGAATGTGAAGCTTATCCAGAAAGCTAGCGAACTTGGAGTAGACATTAACGCACAAGATAAAGAAGGAACGACGGCACTACATAAGGCAGCTCTCCTAGCTAAAGACGATTCCATATTAAAAACATTGGTTTCGCTTGGTGCAAAAAAGGAATTGAAAACAGAATTCGATGAAACAGCTTATGACCTGGCGAAAGAGAACGATTTCTTAGCTAAGTCCAATGTGCAGCTTGACTTTTTGAAATAA
- a CDS encoding family 43 glycosylhydrolase, giving the protein MLNAMLFRYWIGGVAVLNLLSSCGSATGSVKPSGQITNATAQHKTYSNPVFEPILADPTVVRDPQRKMFYAYGTADNWGDGKGQRLVSILQSADLAHWTWIGTAFSSKPGWKAEGGIWAPDVVQLNGKYLLYYAYSTWGDPNPGIGVALAARPEGPFIDQGKLFDSKEIDVPNSIDPYFFTENGQNYLFWGSFSDANTQGTYGVELDKNGTGIPDLNGKFKVAAGDFEAVVIHKRKGYYYFIGSKGSCCEGEKSSYHVLVGRSRDLKGPYVDQEGRNLTQRGSGTLLLKGNDQFVGTGHTSRIITDDKGKDWILYHGIDPKQPRVATGGNRRMLLLDQIVWDKDWPKIEGTTSSVVPQPAPTFNFK; this is encoded by the coding sequence ATGTTGAATGCAATGTTGTTCAGATATTGGATTGGCGGAGTTGCCGTACTGAACCTGTTGAGCTCCTGTGGAAGCGCTACAGGTTCAGTGAAGCCGTCGGGACAAATAACAAATGCTACGGCTCAGCATAAAACCTATAGCAATCCGGTTTTTGAGCCCATACTTGCTGATCCTACAGTCGTTAGAGACCCACAGCGCAAAATGTTCTATGCATACGGGACAGCCGACAATTGGGGCGACGGAAAGGGGCAACGTTTGGTGTCTATTCTACAATCGGCTGATCTTGCTCATTGGACTTGGATTGGTACGGCCTTCAGCTCAAAACCAGGTTGGAAAGCAGAAGGCGGAATCTGGGCCCCCGATGTAGTGCAGTTAAATGGTAAGTATCTCTTATATTATGCCTATTCCACATGGGGTGATCCCAATCCCGGCATCGGTGTAGCCCTAGCAGCTAGACCGGAAGGCCCCTTTATCGATCAAGGTAAACTTTTTGATAGCAAGGAGATCGATGTGCCTAATTCAATAGATCCTTATTTTTTTACTGAAAATGGGCAGAACTATCTATTCTGGGGCAGTTTTAGCGATGCGAATACGCAAGGCACTTATGGTGTTGAACTCGATAAAAATGGTACCGGTATACCTGATTTAAATGGGAAATTTAAAGTCGCTGCAGGAGATTTTGAAGCCGTTGTGATTCATAAACGAAAAGGGTACTATTACTTTATCGGATCCAAAGGCTCCTGTTGTGAAGGAGAAAAAAGCAGCTACCATGTTCTTGTGGGGCGCTCTCGTGATCTGAAAGGACCCTATGTGGATCAAGAAGGCCGCAACCTTACACAGCGGGGGAGTGGAACGCTGTTGTTAAAAGGAAATGATCAATTTGTGGGGACAGGTCACACTTCGCGCATTATTACAGACGACAAAGGAAAAGATTGGATACTCTATCATGGTATTGATCCAAAGCAGCCTCGTGTCGCTACGGGGGGAAATCGCCGGATGCTATTGTTGGATCAGATCGTCTGGGATAAGGACTGGCCAAAAATTGAAGGGACAACCAGCAGTGTTGTGCCACAACCAGCACCAACGTTTAATTTTAAATAG
- a CDS encoding PepSY domain-containing protein, which produces MLVSIWRYAHLALAIVSSVFLLLLSITGVILAVDAVNEKIPPYRVEHIETLNLAQSVTALRKVYPEIIAISVDHNQFVSIDAIDADGNTVKGYIDPNTGRLLGPQLNKSQFIQWVTALHRSLFLKVTGRVIIGVVSFLLFLITISGIVLIVKRQQGVRHFFAKINRDFFAQYFHVVSGRLFLIPILILALTGTYLFLVRIEILKKPNQTIEYPNKMKEDIELEVAKFSIFQNTKLVDLKTLEFPFMEGDPDEYFVLKLRDRELTINQLNGSLHKEVKYPFTALAEELSLDLHTGKTNIIWAIVLGLASLNIVFFIYTGFVITFKRTRTKIKNKYKPEEAEIVILFGTENGSTLFFANQIHKQLLADGQKSLLLGMNQYQCLPKAKHLLVFTSTYGLGTAPSNALQFEQKLNSHPQKQDVQFSVLGFGSKAYPDFCAYAREIDCLLEKQGWASRLTDLHTVNDKDVDELISWIHDWSSQATIALASAPAIYSAKVVGLTKFKVVAKSAISATNTTFTLVLKPVSKINMQSGDLLAIYPAQDQRERFYSIGYKDGMVQLVVKLFPDGFGSSFLYRLEPNQTLQARVMVNPSFHFPKAANAVALIANGTGVAPFLGMISENESRTPLRLYAGFRHRNEMTAHYVDFADQQLKLGQLQQLELAFSREENPQYVMDLIRRDALYFVELLDKGGYILLCGALRMQHDVEHTLNELLLAHVGKTIADYKESGQILTDCY; this is translated from the coding sequence ATGCTGGTATCTATTTGGAGGTATGCACATTTAGCCTTAGCTATTGTTTCTTCTGTCTTTTTACTTTTATTATCGATAACTGGCGTAATATTGGCCGTTGACGCTGTCAACGAAAAAATTCCACCTTATCGGGTTGAACATATTGAAACCTTAAACCTTGCGCAGTCCGTAACAGCCTTGCGCAAGGTTTATCCCGAAATCATAGCGATTTCGGTAGATCACAATCAATTTGTGAGTATTGATGCCATAGACGCTGATGGCAATACCGTGAAGGGTTATATTGATCCAAATACCGGGCGTCTGCTTGGTCCCCAATTGAATAAGTCCCAATTTATTCAATGGGTTACAGCTTTACACCGCTCGCTCTTTCTGAAAGTAACCGGCCGGGTGATTATTGGTGTGGTTTCATTTCTGTTGTTTCTTATTACTATTTCAGGAATTGTTCTGATTGTTAAGCGTCAACAGGGCGTTCGGCACTTCTTTGCCAAAATCAATCGGGACTTTTTTGCCCAGTATTTCCACGTTGTTTCAGGACGTTTATTTTTGATACCAATTTTGATATTGGCCCTAACTGGTACTTATTTATTCCTGGTACGTATTGAAATCTTAAAAAAGCCGAATCAAACCATTGAATATCCCAATAAGATGAAGGAAGATATCGAATTGGAGGTGGCAAAATTTTCAATATTCCAAAATACAAAACTTGTTGATTTGAAGACCTTGGAGTTTCCGTTTATGGAAGGCGATCCTGACGAATATTTTGTACTGAAGCTTCGCGATCGGGAATTGACCATTAATCAGTTGAATGGAAGCTTGCATAAAGAAGTCAAGTACCCCTTTACTGCATTGGCCGAAGAGTTGTCTTTAGACCTCCATACGGGTAAGACCAATATTATATGGGCGATTGTGCTGGGGCTTGCATCGTTGAATATCGTGTTCTTTATTTATACAGGGTTCGTCATTACATTCAAGCGCACGCGTACAAAGATCAAGAATAAATATAAACCTGAAGAAGCGGAGATTGTTATTCTTTTCGGAACGGAAAATGGAAGTACGCTGTTTTTCGCCAATCAGATCCATAAACAGCTCTTGGCGGATGGGCAAAAATCGTTGCTGCTCGGAATGAACCAATATCAATGCCTTCCAAAGGCAAAACACTTGCTTGTGTTTACTTCGACATACGGGCTAGGAACAGCACCCTCCAATGCACTTCAATTTGAACAAAAGCTCAATAGCCATCCACAAAAACAAGATGTACAATTTTCGGTTCTCGGCTTTGGTTCAAAAGCCTATCCCGATTTTTGTGCCTATGCGCGCGAAATTGATTGTTTATTAGAAAAACAAGGTTGGGCTTCGCGTTTAACAGACTTACATACCGTTAATGATAAGGATGTTGATGAACTTATTTCATGGATACATGACTGGTCTTCGCAGGCCACTATTGCATTAGCTTCTGCACCGGCTATTTATAGTGCTAAGGTCGTCGGATTGACGAAATTTAAGGTGGTAGCAAAGTCTGCTATTTCAGCGACTAACACGACCTTTACTTTAGTGCTGAAGCCTGTAAGTAAAATTAACATGCAATCGGGCGATTTATTGGCAATCTATCCCGCGCAAGATCAACGTGAACGTTTTTATTCGATCGGCTACAAAGATGGAATGGTGCAGCTCGTGGTGAAATTGTTTCCTGATGGATTTGGTTCTAGCTTCCTCTATCGATTGGAACCGAATCAAACCCTGCAGGCACGTGTCATGGTTAATCCAAGTTTTCATTTCCCGAAAGCAGCAAATGCAGTCGCTTTAATTGCGAATGGTACAGGGGTAGCACCCTTTCTTGGCATGATTTCAGAAAATGAAAGTAGGACGCCTTTGCGTCTGTATGCTGGTTTTCGCCATCGAAATGAAATGACTGCGCACTATGTGGATTTTGCTGATCAACAGCTGAAATTAGGGCAGCTGCAACAGCTTGAACTGGCTTTTTCGCGCGAGGAAAATCCACAATATGTCATGGATCTGATCCGTCGGGATGCGTTATATTTTGTTGAATTGCTGGATAAAGGAGGATATATATTGCTCTGTGGTGCATTGCGTATGCAGCATGATGTTGAGCATACTTTAAATGAACTTCTCCTGGCGCATGTCGGCAAAACTATTGCGGACTACAAAGAAAGTGGACAAATATTAACGGATTGTTATTAG
- a CDS encoding glycoside hydrolase family 2 protein, with translation MMKKTLFFASLMMAAQLNFAQDWKPAGSHILTPWGEKVTAQKPHPEYPRPQLIRTNNWQNLNGLWKYAVTPVGTKEIPRQWDGNILVPFAIESALSGVGKEVGKDKALWYNNTITLDKSVHKNKVLLHFGAVDWQCDVYVNNQLVGRHEGGFDPFSMDVTSFLKKGAKQEIAIRVWDPTDDGPQPRGKQVNKPNGIWYTPVTGIWQTVWLESVPQAYIVSTKQTPRLDDAVLAFQASVEGSQAGDEIKVRALDGGKLIKEQIGQPNTSFDLSVPNLEPWSPSNPKLYDLEIQLIRKGKIVDQAKSYFAMRKIAMQKDENGVQRLMLNNKFTFQYGPLDQGWWPDGLHTAPTDEALKFDVVKTKEMGFNMIRKHIKVEPARWYRYCDSIGMLVWQDMPSGDLGGNHWDMQPGKISGGNRDKVRSQESENYYRKEWKTIMEVLHNYPSIVIWVPFNEAWGQFKTKEITEWTMANDSSRLVNSASGGNFMETGHILDIHNYPDAAMPDPNLFGAKQVLALGEFGGLGLPIDGHSWQQKDNWGYQSFKNKTELLERYKRLIHDLTRLIPMGLSAAVYTQTTDVEVETNGLMTYDRKVVKMPEAELKAAHQALYNAPTK, from the coding sequence ATGATGAAGAAAACCTTATTTTTTGCCAGTTTGATGATGGCAGCACAATTGAACTTTGCTCAGGATTGGAAACCCGCCGGATCACATATATTAACCCCCTGGGGCGAGAAAGTAACGGCCCAAAAGCCACATCCTGAATACCCTAGGCCACAATTAATCAGAACCAATAACTGGCAGAATTTAAATGGACTATGGAAATATGCTGTCACTCCGGTAGGTACTAAAGAGATTCCTCGGCAATGGGACGGCAACATCCTTGTTCCTTTTGCTATTGAATCGGCATTGTCCGGTGTTGGTAAAGAGGTTGGAAAAGATAAAGCCTTATGGTATAATAATACCATAACATTGGACAAGTCTGTCCATAAAAATAAGGTCCTGTTGCATTTCGGTGCCGTAGATTGGCAATGTGATGTGTATGTAAATAATCAATTGGTCGGAAGACATGAAGGTGGTTTTGATCCATTTTCGATGGATGTGACAAGCTTCCTAAAGAAAGGAGCGAAACAGGAAATAGCCATTCGGGTATGGGATCCGACTGATGATGGTCCACAACCACGGGGTAAACAGGTGAACAAGCCGAATGGAATATGGTATACACCAGTGACGGGAATTTGGCAGACCGTTTGGTTAGAAAGTGTTCCACAAGCTTATATTGTAAGTACCAAACAGACGCCGCGATTGGACGATGCTGTCTTGGCCTTTCAAGCTTCCGTAGAGGGAAGCCAAGCCGGCGACGAAATAAAGGTGCGTGCATTGGATGGCGGAAAGCTTATTAAAGAACAAATAGGACAACCCAATACATCCTTTGATCTTTCGGTACCCAATCTGGAGCCCTGGTCGCCGAGTAACCCTAAACTCTATGATCTGGAAATTCAGCTGATTCGAAAAGGAAAAATCGTAGACCAGGCGAAAAGCTACTTCGCCATGCGGAAGATAGCCATGCAGAAAGATGAAAACGGCGTTCAACGTTTAATGTTAAACAATAAGTTTACGTTCCAATATGGTCCTTTGGATCAAGGCTGGTGGCCGGATGGTCTACATACCGCGCCAACGGATGAAGCGCTGAAGTTTGATGTCGTCAAAACAAAGGAAATGGGATTCAATATGATCCGTAAGCATATCAAGGTAGAACCGGCGCGTTGGTATCGGTACTGTGATAGTATAGGTATGCTTGTCTGGCAAGATATGCCTAGCGGCGATCTTGGTGGAAATCATTGGGATATGCAACCGGGAAAGATTTCAGGTGGCAATCGGGATAAAGTACGTTCACAGGAATCTGAGAATTACTACCGGAAAGAGTGGAAAACCATTATGGAGGTGTTGCACAACTATCCAAGTATTGTCATCTGGGTGCCCTTCAATGAGGCTTGGGGGCAATTCAAAACGAAGGAAATTACGGAATGGACCATGGCTAATGACTCGTCAAGACTGGTAAATAGCGCCAGTGGTGGTAACTTTATGGAAACTGGACATATCTTGGATATCCATAATTATCCGGATGCAGCCATGCCTGATCCAAATTTGTTTGGTGCTAAACAAGTGCTTGCATTGGGTGAATTCGGTGGTTTGGGTTTACCGATAGACGGACATTCTTGGCAACAGAAAGACAACTGGGGATACCAAAGTTTCAAGAATAAAACGGAATTATTGGAGCGTTACAAACGTCTTATCCATGATTTGACACGTCTAATTCCGATGGGATTGTCGGCCGCTGTTTATACACAGACAACAGATGTGGAAGTAGAAACAAATGGTTTGATGACTTATGATCGTAAAGTTGTAAAAATGCCTGAAGCAGAATTGAAGGCTGCACATCAGGCGCTTTATAATGCACCTACCAAATAA
- a CDS encoding alpha/beta fold hydrolase, with protein MSKVVSNFYTISATTEPEHKIFYRLYVPDDNQIVATLLLVHGMQEHSGRYEELASYLTTQNFAVLSYDQLGHGKTALQVDQLGYFKKHGAKEQLIDDAITMSNFLRETYPQLPQFILGHSMGSFVTRCVLQKIGRQFKGAIIVGTGQRQKGSMAFRLLLTLLNSIAPKGRSKLINRIFDKRNNARFKNEPNQNNSNWLSVSKTNRISFLEDPLCGGLFTNNGFHTVLDLSLQATAIEATKNIPKNLPIVFISGQDDTIGDFGIGVEKSVAQLSAQGQADITLKLYAGMRHEILNEDCKMEVFQFISSWLHRHLL; from the coding sequence ATGAGCAAGGTAGTTTCCAATTTTTATACAATCAGCGCAACGACTGAACCTGAACATAAAATTTTCTATCGTCTGTATGTACCCGACGACAATCAAATAGTGGCAACATTACTCTTGGTTCATGGCATGCAGGAACATAGTGGTCGGTACGAAGAATTGGCCAGTTATCTGACTACACAGAATTTTGCGGTTTTAAGCTACGATCAATTGGGCCATGGAAAAACGGCGCTACAGGTCGATCAATTGGGTTATTTTAAAAAGCATGGGGCTAAAGAACAACTTATTGATGACGCCATTACAATGAGTAACTTCTTACGTGAAACCTATCCGCAACTGCCTCAATTTATTTTAGGGCATTCCATGGGATCCTTTGTCACACGTTGTGTTTTGCAAAAAATTGGTCGGCAATTTAAGGGGGCCATTATCGTGGGGACAGGCCAACGTCAAAAAGGATCCATGGCCTTTCGCCTTTTACTCACTCTTCTCAATAGTATTGCCCCTAAAGGAAGAAGTAAATTGATCAATCGCATTTTTGACAAACGTAATAATGCTCGATTTAAGAACGAGCCTAACCAAAATAACAGCAATTGGTTAAGCGTAAGCAAGACAAACCGTATTTCATTTTTGGAAGATCCACTTTGTGGGGGATTGTTTACCAACAATGGGTTTCATACCGTATTAGACCTTTCTTTGCAAGCGACAGCTATCGAGGCTACCAAGAATATCCCAAAAAATCTACCAATTGTATTTATCAGCGGACAAGATGATACAATTGGAGATTTTGGCATAGGCGTCGAAAAGAGTGTAGCACAGTTAAGTGCACAGGGGCAGGCCGATATAACCCTTAAATTATATGCAGGCATGCGGCATGAAATTCTTAATGAAGACTGCAAAATGGAGGTATTCCAGTTCATCAGTAGCTGGCTTCATCGTCATTTACTTTAG